A genome region from Synchiropus splendidus isolate RoL2022-P1 chromosome 5, RoL_Sspl_1.0, whole genome shotgun sequence includes the following:
- the mafa gene encoding transcription factor Maf isoform X1: MASELAMSSSDLPTSPLAMEYVNDFDLMKFEVKKEPVEPDRSISQCSRLIAGGSLSSTPMSTPCSSVPPSPSFSAPSPSSGSEPKTHIEDFYWMSGYQQQLNPEALGFSPEDAVEALINSSHQLQQNFDGYGRGQQFASAAGAGGAMAGEEMGSAAAVVSAVIAAAAAQNGAPHHHHHHHHSHHHHQSPGVQSSGTSGSSHAHMRLDDRFSDEQLVTMSVRELNRQLRGVSKEEVIRLKQKRRTLKNRGYAQSCRFKRVQQRHVLEGEKTQLVQQVEHLKQEISRLVRERDAYKEKYEKLVSTGFRESGSSSDNNPSSPEFFIATQRLFMTKETFY, from the exons ATGGCATCAGAGCTGGCGATGAGCAGCTCCGACCTGCCCACCAGTCCCCTGGCCATGGAATATGTTAATGACTTCGATCTGATGAAGTTTGAAGTGAAGAAGGAGCCGGTGGAGCCCGATCGCAGCATCAGCCAGTGCAGCCGCCTGATCGCCGGGGGATCCTTGTCTTCCACCCCGATGAGCACGCCGTGCAGCTCGGTGCCCCCGTCCCCAAGTTTCTCCGCTCCCAGCCCCAGCTCCGGGAGCGAGCCCAAGACCCACATTGAGGATTTCTACTGGATGTCCGGTTACCAGCAGCAGCTGAATCCAGAGGCGCTGGGCTTCAGCCCCGAGGACGCGGTGGAAGCGCTGATCAACAGCAGCCACCAGCTCCAGCAGAACTTCGACGGCTATGGCAGGGGCCAGCAGTTCGCGAGCGCGGCCGGGGCAGGAGGCGCCATGGCCGGGGAGGAGATGGGCTCCGCCGCGGCGGTGGTCTCGGCGGTCATCGCTGCCGCCGCGGCTCAGAACGGAGCtccacaccaccaccaccaccaccaccacagccaccaccaccaccagtcgCCCGGCGTCCAGTCCAGCGGCACCTCGGGGTCCAGCCACGCGCACATGCGCCTGGACGATCGCTTCTCGGACGAGCAGCTGGTGACCATGTCGGTGCGGGAGCTGAACCGGCAGCTCCGAGGGGTCAGCAAGGAGGAGGTCATCCGCCTGAAGCAGAAGCGGCGGACCCTCAAGAACAGAGGCTACGCGCAGTCCTGCCGGTTCAAGCGGGTCCAGCAGCGGCACGTCCTGGAGGGAGAGAAGACGCAGCTGGTGCAGCAAGTGGAGCACCTGAAGCAGGAGATCTCCAGGCTGGTCCGGGAGAGGGACGCGTACAAGGAGAAGTACGAGAAGCTCGTCAGCACCGGCTTCAGAGAAAGCGGATCCAGCAGTGACAACAACCCGTCATCACCAGAGTTTTTCAT agCGACACAAAGACTTTTCATGACAAAAGAGACATTTTATTGA
- the mafa gene encoding transcription factor Maf isoform X2 — translation MASELAMSSSDLPTSPLAMEYVNDFDLMKFEVKKEPVEPDRSISQCSRLIAGGSLSSTPMSTPCSSVPPSPSFSAPSPSSGSEPKTHIEDFYWMSGYQQQLNPEALGFSPEDAVEALINSSHQLQQNFDGYGRGQQFASAAGAGGAMAGEEMGSAAAVVSAVIAAAAAQNGAPHHHHHHHHSHHHHQSPGVQSSGTSGSSHAHMRLDDRFSDEQLVTMSVRELNRQLRGVSKEEVIRLKQKRRTLKNRGYAQSCRFKRVQQRHVLEGEKTQLVQQVEHLKQEISRLVRERDAYKEKYEKLVSTGFRESGSSSDNNPSSPEFFMSSRKFLHL, via the coding sequence ATGGCATCAGAGCTGGCGATGAGCAGCTCCGACCTGCCCACCAGTCCCCTGGCCATGGAATATGTTAATGACTTCGATCTGATGAAGTTTGAAGTGAAGAAGGAGCCGGTGGAGCCCGATCGCAGCATCAGCCAGTGCAGCCGCCTGATCGCCGGGGGATCCTTGTCTTCCACCCCGATGAGCACGCCGTGCAGCTCGGTGCCCCCGTCCCCAAGTTTCTCCGCTCCCAGCCCCAGCTCCGGGAGCGAGCCCAAGACCCACATTGAGGATTTCTACTGGATGTCCGGTTACCAGCAGCAGCTGAATCCAGAGGCGCTGGGCTTCAGCCCCGAGGACGCGGTGGAAGCGCTGATCAACAGCAGCCACCAGCTCCAGCAGAACTTCGACGGCTATGGCAGGGGCCAGCAGTTCGCGAGCGCGGCCGGGGCAGGAGGCGCCATGGCCGGGGAGGAGATGGGCTCCGCCGCGGCGGTGGTCTCGGCGGTCATCGCTGCCGCCGCGGCTCAGAACGGAGCtccacaccaccaccaccaccaccaccacagccaccaccaccaccagtcgCCCGGCGTCCAGTCCAGCGGCACCTCGGGGTCCAGCCACGCGCACATGCGCCTGGACGATCGCTTCTCGGACGAGCAGCTGGTGACCATGTCGGTGCGGGAGCTGAACCGGCAGCTCCGAGGGGTCAGCAAGGAGGAGGTCATCCGCCTGAAGCAGAAGCGGCGGACCCTCAAGAACAGAGGCTACGCGCAGTCCTGCCGGTTCAAGCGGGTCCAGCAGCGGCACGTCCTGGAGGGAGAGAAGACGCAGCTGGTGCAGCAAGTGGAGCACCTGAAGCAGGAGATCTCCAGGCTGGTCCGGGAGAGGGACGCGTACAAGGAGAAGTACGAGAAGCTCGTCAGCACCGGCTTCAGAGAAAGCGGATCCAGCAGTGACAACAACCCGTCATCACCAGAGTTTTTCAT